In the genome of Populus alba chromosome 11, ASM523922v2, whole genome shotgun sequence, one region contains:
- the LOC140956180 gene encoding uncharacterized protein, producing MITKLHPHSIEKLNKEGQSILDMAVMYRQKKIFDFLKQQKIPLTRMRRVVDSKGNTLLHHVAEKRKNSGVTKPGPALQLQEELQWFEQVQKVIPSNYVPLLNDEGKTARECFEIANEKQLEKAQIWIKETSQSCSTVAALVATVVFAAAYTVPGGSDETGKPNFINSPYFVIFTVSDVVSLASSLTSLVVFLSLLTSPIELQDFHISLPRKLIVGFTFLFFSVITTMLSFGATILILIQSERKLTTLLLSIASFLPVLVFGIMQFRLYVSFMGSTLNILKIAWKAHSSSLVPCVWGKKLRRED from the exons ATGATAACAAAACTACATCCTCATTCTATTGAGAAGCTCAATAAGGAGGGTCAGAGCATTTTGGATATGGCCGTCATGTATCGCCAGAAAAAGATCTTCGATTTTCTGAAGCAACAGAAAATTCCATTGACTAGAATGCGTCGAGTTGTTGATAGTAAGGGCAACACATTGTTGCATCATGTtgcagagaaaaggaaaaacagtgGAGTAACCAAGCCTGGGCCTGCACTACAACTTCAGGAGGAGTTGCAATGGTTTGAG CAAGTGCAAAAGGTAATTCCTTCTAACTATGTCCCGCTTCTGAACGACGAGGGAAAGACTGCAAGAGAGTGCTTCGAAATAGCGAACGAGAAGCAACTGGAAAAGGCACAAATATGGATCAAGGAAACATCTCAGTCTTGTTCCACTGTAGCTGCACTTGTTGCAACTGTTGTCTTTGCTGCTGCCTATACTGTGCCCGGAGGTTCTGATGAAACTGGCAAGCCCAACTTCATCAACTCTCCCTATTTTGTGATTTTCACTGTCTCCGATGTTGTCTCCTTAGCAAGCTCTTTGACTTCCCTAGTGGTGTTTCTCTCTTTGTTGACCTCTCCGATTGAGCTACAAGATTTTCACATCTCTCTTCCTCGAAAACTTATTGTTGGCTtcaccttcctcttcttttctgtgATAACGACCATGCTATCCTTTGGGGCAACAATTTTGATACTCATTCAATCAGAGAGGAAGTTGACAACATTACTCCTTTCCATTGCTTCATTCCTTCCTGTCTTAGTATTTGGAATAATGCAATTCCGTCTGTACGTCTCATTTATGGGCTCTACATTAAACATTCTCAAGATAGCCTGGAAAGCTCATTCATCGTCTCTTGTCCCTTGCGTATGGGGAAAAAAGCTCCGTCGAGAAGATTGA